AAGCGCACCTTCGGATAGAGCGGTGAGGCCTCCGGGCGAGCGTGGCGCATGCGATCCTCCGGATTATGCGTGGGAATCAGCCGCGCCATCTTACCTCATCGCGGGCCTACTGCGGAATCCGGGCTCAATGTTCCGGTGTCGCGGATAACAGGAGCCGATGACCTTCCCTTCCAGCACGTTCAGCGCCGCGAACAGGCACGTGGTGCCGTGGCGCTTGTCGTCATGGGGCATGGTTTGGCAGCGCCCCTTCTTCATCGGCAAGCCGGGCTGCGTCCGGTCCAACGCCTGAACGTGGCTCTTCTCGTCCACGCACAGCACCACCACTTTGTCCGGCGGATTCAGGTACACCCCCACCACGTCCGTCAGTTTCTCGACAAACCGCTTGTCCGTGGACAACTTGAAGGTCTCGACCCGATGGGGTTGAAGCCCGTGCGCGTCCCAGGTCCGTTGCACCGTGGATTTGCCGACCCCCTGGGCTTGGGCCATCGACCGCACGGACCACTGCGTGGCATCACGCGGCGTCGTGTGGAGCGTCGCCCCGACGATGGCGTTCACCTGGTCCGGCGGCAGCGCCTGCGGACTCGATCCGTGGGGCGCGTCCTCGGCCAAGCCCATCGGCCCCTGTTCCGCGAAACGGGTGTCTACCACGAGGGGGCAGTATTGTAAATATATCACTGGGACACTACACTAGCTATAACCAGTTACACAGTTCACTGTACAGACCTCCCCCGTCCTCTGCCGCACCAGCGGATACGCCGCGACAAGCTCCCGGCGGCCGCCGCGGGCAAAATTTGTCACCGCCTCACCCTCGGGTTACAGGTGTGACTCAGCGCTCAACCGGTGGAGGCCGCGTACGAACCGCCGAAAAGCGTGCCAGCGGGGGCATGGATATTGCGTACCACAAATAGACTTCTGTATGCCCCGTTCCGTATCAACGTCTCTCCCGAGTCGCTTGCCGTCCTGGAGTCCCTCCGTTCTGCTCCTCCTCTTGCTTTCGATTGGCGGGTGCGGCGAGAGTCTGCACGCGGAGCAGGCGGGGGTCTATGTGGACTCGACGACTCAACGGTATCTGAAAGGGGCCTTCGATGAGATGAAGGCCTGCAGCGGTTTTGAGCAGGGAAGCTTCCAGGAGATGACGGTCGTACTGATGCCACCGATCTTCCCGTGTCCGCATTATGCCGAGGGATGCAGCGGCGAGTACATCGCTCCAACCTCGATCAAGGTCGGCAGTCTGGCAGTCTGGAATCACGAAGTGCTTCATTACTTGCTATACCTGAATACCGGATCGGCTGATCCCGGCCATCAAAACCCTCTATTCGACGCCTGCACGCCGGGCGCACACCAGGCCAAGCCCCTCGCATTTTGACAACCCGTGCGGCGCTCGCCGCTGGCTTTTCCTTGAGGCGGTAATTCCGTCCGGGTAGAAAATTTCTCCCCTCCGTGTAAATTTTTCTTGACTTAAGCTAAGCCGTTACACTACTCTAGCCTTACTCTTTTATGGTCTGTCCAGGGCTCTTCCCCTCCGCCCCGGATCAACTGGGTTCCTTTCTCCTATAGTGCACGATTGGTGGGCCGATAGCGTGGGACCATTGGCTCCGTTTCCGGAGTCACTTTTCAGGCGAAGCGTTCTCTGGTTAGCTTCCCGCCGAGCCGGGACAGTGCGGCACGAGTGCTCTCGAACATGAAACGGAGACTCCGCTCTCGATCCTGTCTGTTTCTGATACTGGGTCTATGGTTCGCCATGTGTACGCCCCGTCCCTTCGCTCAAACTCCGCCGTCGGTTCCGTTTGCGACCTACGATCTCTCTCTGACCAAAGGGCTTGCCCTCCTCAACCAAAAAAATTACCAGGACGCGATCGTCGAACTGAGGCGCGCGCTGGCCGTCAAACCGCACGATGTGCCGGCCACGTACCACCTGGGGGTGGCGCTTCGGAAGGATGGGCAATTTCGCGAAGCGGAGGCGGCGCTGGAGGAGGTCGTGCGACTCGATCCCGCGTTTCAGCGCGTTCACTTCGAGTTGGGCGCGGTCAAATACGAACTGGGCGACTATAAGGCCGCTCTTCGCGAGATGGACCTAGCCGAGCAAGCCGACCCCGATTCGGCGCTCACCTATTATTATCAGGGCCTCGCGCTCCACCGCCTCGGTGAGTATGAACGGTCGTCTCCCCGCTTCCTTCGCGCCATCGGTTTAGCTCCCGAGTTGGGGCTCACGGCGCACTATTACGCCGGCCTGGGGTATTACCGGCTCAACATCTTGGATGAGGCGCGGGACGCCTTTGAGGAAGTCATCCGCATCGACCCCCACTCGCCGATCGCAGAGTCCGCACGCGACCTCTTGGCACAGATCGAACGTCGCACGCCTGCCAAGCGGTGGTGGAACCTTCTGGCCAGCGCCGCGTATCAATACGACACCAACGTCATCTTGTTGCCGGGAGGTTCGGCGCTGCCGGCGGGCATCTCGCGGGAAAGCGACAGTCGGGCGGTCTTCTACGGCCGGGGCGAGATCCGCTCGCCGGAGCGGCGTCATCTGAGGGCGGGCGCCGCCTATACCGTGTATCAGAGCCTGCACGCGGAGCTCACGGAGTTCAACGTCCAGAGCCACCAGGGCGAGGTGTACGCCTCGTACCGCCGCAAGCCGATCACGGTGCGCGTGCCCTACCAGGTCTCCTACTCCTTGGTCGACGGCGAGGAGTTTCTGCTGACCCACAGCGCCCGACCGACCCTCTCGTTGACGGAGTCCCGCTTTACCGCCACCCAGGTCGAGTACGGATTTTCCGTGAAAGATTTCAGGGAGTCCACGCGTTTTGTCGGAAACGACGACCGGGACGCCGTCAACCACGCAGCGGGGATCGCCCAAACGCTGATCCTGGGCAAGGGTAACTTGATCCGCGCGGGATACCGCTACGACACCGAGTTGACGGGGGATTCGCCGACGGAAGATGATTGGGAGTATACCGGTCATCGGATATATGGGAATGTTCGGCTCCCCGTGTACTTCGCGATCGACCTGGAGGTGGGGGCGGACTACTATCGCCAGCAGTATGAGCACCCCAACTCCCTTTCGGCCCTGGGAATCAACCGGGACGATCGCCTCCAGGCGTATAACGCAAGCCTGTCCAGAACGTTTCTCGACTGGTTGACGGTGACAATCGAGTATCTCTATACCAACAACGACTCCAACCTCCCGGAGTTTACGTACGACCGAGGGGTCTCGTCCGTCATTCTGGCGGGACGGTGGTGAACCCGCTTCACGGAAGGAATATTCGATGATGAGGAATTCGCGAGTGTGGGCGCTGGGCTTGGGTGCGTTCGTGTTCACCTGGGTCGCGGTGGCCGAGGCCCAGCCGATTTCAAACATCGGCAGCGTGACCGCCGTCCAGCGCCAGGCCAACGTCATGCGCGCCGGCCGCGTGGAGGTGGAGGTGGTCAAGCTCGGAGGCCCGGTGCTTTTTAAGGATTTCTACGAGACCAAGACCGAGTCCAAACTCAAGCTGTTATTTCAGGACGACAGCGTTTTAAGCCTGGGCCAAAATACCAGGCTCCGGATCACCGAAAACATCTATGATCCCGGCAAGAACCGACGGAGCACGGTGCTCAACCTGATCCACGGAACCACCCGGGCGCTGGTGGGCAAGGTTTTCACCGGGGCCGGCTCCAAGTTCGAGATCCATACTCCCACCGCCGCCGCCGCCGCGCGCGGCACCTATTTCATCGTCTGGACCACGATCGAGAACGGCCAGACGATCACCGGCGTGGTCAACATCGGCGAGACTGGCCGGGTGGTGGTCACCAACCTCAGTCCCAAGATCCAGGGCGAGGTGGAGTTAGGTCGGCACCAATACACGATGGTGGACGCGGACAGTCCGCCGACCCCGGCCGCTACGATGGACGCCGGACTGATGCAAAGCTTGGTGGCCTCGACGCAGGTCGACGATCAGGTGGCCGACAACATCCCCACCGGGATGGAGCTGCCGGGCGCGGACATCTCGATGGATATCGATCCTCCCCAGCAGGTCGAGCCCGGCCAGGCCCAGAAGCCGGAGCCCGACTCCGGGGACACGGCGCTTGCCGAAGTCGAGTTGCAGGGCGACGCGACCGATTTTCCATCCACCCCGCCCATCTTCGAGCAGCCCGGCGATCGGATGGGAGGGGGTGCCCCGGCCACGTCGTCGCTTTCCACCACCGTGATCTTTCCCGACGCGCCATGATCCTCATATGCAATAAACCACATACCTTAAAAGGTTTAGGCGGTACGGACTAACGCGATGTTTGGTCACAACGGCAAGAGGTGGTGGGCCCCAATTCCGATGGTGGTGCTTCTCTTGGGGTGTGGTTCGGTCGGCGGCGATCAGCCATCGACCGCACAGGTGGGGGTCACGATGACCATTCCGTCCCTCGAGACGGGCGCCCAGGCCGCCCCGACCGCAAACCGGATGGCCCCGGCGCCCCCGTCGGTGGCTACCGTCCGCCTGGTGGTCACCGATGCCGCGGGCACCGAGCTGGCTTCGGCCACCCGGACCGTCACCCCCGGCGAGACCGTGACGATCGTGCTGGAAGGAGTACCGTCCGGACCGGCGCGCCGAGTGACGGCCACCGCGAGCGACGCCCAGGGCGCCGTGCTCTTCCAGGGCCAGGGCGGGCCGGTGGATCTGGACCCCGGAGTCCTCACCGAGCTCACCATTCAGATGACCGCAGTGAGGGTCCCGACCATTACCATCACGCCCCCCGGAGCCGAGGTACCAACCGAAGCAACACAAGCCTTTACCGCTACCGTGACCGGCCTTAGTGACGTCTCGGTGAGATGGAGCGTCAACGGAGTCGAAGGCGGGTCCGACACGTTCGGACGGATCACGCAGGACAATCCTGCCACGTACACCGCGCCGGTAGAGGTGCCCGTGGAGCAACCCATTACGATCACGGCCACCGCCGTCGCGGACCAGACCGTATCCGCCACGGTCAGTCTGGTCGTGTTCTCGTCCTCGATCATCCTTGTGGCCGTCGACGGCGTGGACGGACCCGCCTGCGGCACGCCGAGCAGTCCATGCCGAACGATCACCCAGGGGATGAGCCTCGCGTTGGCCGGACAGACCGTGGTCGTAGCCCCCGGAACCTATTCGTTCGGGGGGACCGGTGGAGAGCCGGCTCCACTGTTGATGAAGGCCGAGGCGGCGCTCGTCGGTGGGGGATCTAGCATCACAACCTTGGATTTTTCAGCCGCGAGTGCGCCGGGAGGAGGCATCGTTACCGCGGACGGGGCGGCACTGGCTGGGTTCACAATCGTCGGGGCCGACAGCGTCCCCTACCTCGTCGAAATCTTGAACGGGACCCCGCTCATCGCCAGTAACGTTTTCGCCGATCTCGCGGGAGGAGGACGCAACTGCTGTGGGATTGGCATCCGCGTGGCCGGCACGGGAACGCCGGTGATTGCAAACAACACGTTCGGCCAGGGCTCAGACGTGCTCTCGACGGCCATCCTGATTGAGGAGAGCGCGGTCCCCGTCGTCGAGGCAAACATCATCCAAGGAAACACGATCGGCATCCACGCTCGCGGAAGTGCGACGCCCACCATTCAAGACAACACGATCGTTGGAAACTTCACCGGGGTTCAGATCGACGACAGCGCGCTTGCGGATCTCGGTGGAGGAGCCGGTGGAAGCGCAGGAGGCAACACCCTGAGTTGTAATACCGACGCGGATCTGGTCTACAACAGAAATACCGGAACCGTCTCGGCTCGAAACAACGTGTGGGACCACGTCCCACCCACCGAAGCGTTCATCGGCGCACCATCGCCCCCCGGCATTGATATCCTGCTCGGTGACGCCAGCGCCGACACCACGGGCGCGGCGCTCGTGACTTCTCCCTGCAACACGACCAGCACCGTCACCATTGCGCTCACCGGTCCGAGTGGGACCAGGATCGGCGGCGTGGATCTGAGCATGGACTACGACGAGAGCCTGGTGGCGTTCAGCACGGCGGTTGCAAGCGGCGCCGCAAGTGGGGTTGAACCTGTGGTCAACGATGATCCGTCACTTACCAACCGTTTGGTAGTCGTCGGGCTGGTTGCTCCCAATGGATTCACCATCGACGGAAGCCCGACGGAAATCCTCACGCTGACTTTTCAGAATGTGGCCAATGGCCTGCCCTCTGAGGCGACGTATCAACCGGTCACGTTGATTGAGGTATCCGACTTGAGTGGCGCACCCATCACGGGGGTCTCGGCCAGCCTCACCATAACGAATCGGTAGCCCCGTGTGTGCGGCGTCACATCGACCCTGTGATGGACGACCGGGACTGAACATGCCCTTTGGTGTAGCGTAACGCCTCGAACCAAGGTGTAATCGCATGACCTCTCAACCATCACAATCCGCAATGTTTCGGCGATCGAGAGGCTGGTGTGCCCTGTGGGCGGCATTGGTGCTCGGCGTCGCCGCTCTCGTTGTGGGACCTTCGAGCGCCGCGGCGGAGACGGTGATCGTCGAAGTGACCGGCGCGCCGCTGATCGGGAGCGTGGCGCTGACGGTGGGGTTTGATCAGCGCCTCGTGGCGTTTGAGGGCGCGACCGCGAGCGGGGCGGCCGCCGGCGCGCTGACAGTGGTGAACCCTCAGCCCGGACAGGGCTGGGTCAAGGTCGGCATGATCAAGGCCGATGGTTTTGGGTCGGGGGAGATCTTGCGGTTGACGTTCCGGACGCTGGGAACTGAAGCGCAGGCTGCGGGCGTCTATCCCGTCCAAGCCTTGACGGTCACCGATCTCTCGGGACGCCCCCTGCCGGCGGCCCGCGCCGTCGTGTCCGTGTCTCGCTGAAATATAGGGGCGGGTTCAGACTCGCCCTATAGGCTGTCCGACAACGCCGCAGCCCCCTTTCCTGGACAGTGGCCCGGGATTCGATCCTCGTAAAGGTGTTCATATGAAACCAGTCACGCGCATCGTGAACCTCTCCGGTTCTTCCCTGGTCGCTTTCGCGCTCGGGGCGTTGATCGGTCTTCCAAATCAGGCCTTGGGCGCTGTCCCCGGGGACATCTCCCCGGCCGGGGCGCCGGATGGCGTGATCACCATGCCCGACGCGCTCCGCGCCCTGCGCATGGTCGTGGGCCTGGAGACGCCGACTCCCGAAGAACGCGTCACCGGCGATGTGGCGCCGCTCCTGGTGAATGGTGGGCAGGTGGCGCTCGATGCCAATGGCCAGGTGCTGTCCACCCCGGATGGCCGCATCGGCATCGGTGACGCGGTGGTGCTGGCGCGCGCCGGCGTCGGGCTCATCCGTCTCCCGGAAATCAGCCCGCTCGCCGCGGCGCGGGCCGGGCACACCGCCACGCTCCTCCCCAACGGACAGGTGCTGATCACGGGAGGGGACGGCGGCGCCGGACCACTGCCCACCGTGGAGTGCTTCGATTCCGCCACGCGCGCGTTCAGCCCCACGAGCGGCGGGCTCACCACCGCGAGAACCCAGCACACCGCGACCCTGCTCCCCGATCAGAACACCCTGCTGGTGGCAGGACGGGACTCGGCCGGCCCCACGCCGTCGCTCGACCAGATTCGCTTGTGCGGCGCCCCCACCAGCCTCTCCGCCACGTTGATCGCCCGCGAGGAGCACGCCGCCGTGCTCTTGGCCGACGGCACCCTGTTGATCACCGGCGGGCACAATGCCGACGGAGCGATCCTGGCCACCGCCGAGCGCTACAACCCGCGCACCCGGACCTTCACCCCACTGGAACCGATGACCAGCGCCCGAGCCGGCCACAGCGCCACGCTGTTGTCCGACGGCATGGTCTTGATCGTTGGTGGAGTGACGTCGGACACGTCCGGCAACTCGGTTGTCGTGGCATCCGCCGAGCGGTTCGACCCGACCACCGGCGTGTTCACGCCCCTCTCGACGCCCTTGCCCACGCCCCGCGCGGGCCATACCGCGACGCTCTTGCCTGACGGCCGGGTGCTGATCCTGGGCGGTGCGGACGCCACCCCGACGGTCCTCGCCTCGGCAGACATCTTCGATCCCTCGTCGGGATCATTCAGCGCGTCGCCGTTCGTTCTCCGCGAGGCGCGGGCCGACCACAGCGCCACGTTCTTACCGGATGGGCGGCTCTTGGTCGTCGGTGGCCGGAATGCCGCGGGCCCCCTGGTCTCGACCGAGCTGATCGGGCCGCAGGCCGACGCCACGGCGCCCACCGTGCTCGCCGTCATCCCACCCGACGGCGCGACCGGCGTCGCTCCCGATTCGATGGTCGCCGTCCATTTTTCCGAGCCGCTTCGCACGACGTCGGTTTCGAATGCCACGGTGGGGCTTGTCCCGGAGGCGAGCCCCACGAGCCGAGTCGACGGGACGGTGACCCCGGCCGAGTCCGGCCTGCTGGCGTTCTTCACCCCCAGCGCGCCGCTTGAGCCCGGCACCACGTATACGCTCACGCTGGGACCCGGGATCTCGGACACGGCGGGCAAGCCGCTCGCCACCACGACCCAGAGCTTTACAACCAATCATCCGCCCGTGCTGGCGCCGATCGGCAACCGGGTAGTCAACGAGGGGCAGGTCCTGCAGGTCACGCTGAGCGCGACGGACGTCGACGGCGATGAGCTGACGGTTTCGGCCGTTGACCTTCCCCAAGGAGCGACGTTCGATCCCGCGATCCGGACCTTTAGTTGGACTCCAGGATTCTCCGTCTCGTCGCCGACTGCCAACAACTTCTTCGATGTACTCTTCACGGTGTCGGACGGCCAGGTCGGCGGAACGGACAGCGAGACCGTGCGGATAACGGTGAACGACGTGACCACGCTGACCGGAATCACCGTTACCCCGGCCAATCCGACCATCAACGTCGGCGGAAGCCAACAGTTCACCGCCACGGGCAGCTTCAATGATGGATCGACCCAAGCGCTGACCAACGTGCTCTGGTCCAGTGATTCCGCTGCGGCCACGATCACCAATGACGGCCTGGCTACAGGGCGTGTTGCGGGGAGCGCCCTGATCACCGCCACCTCGGGCAGTGTGAGCGGGAGCACCACCCTCACCGTCGCGAACCGCTCTCCCCTCGCCAACGCGGGGCCCGACCAGACCGCGGAAGCCACATCGCCTACAGGGGCGACGGTCACATTGGACGGCTCGGGATCGACGGATCCCGACGGTGATTCACTGAGCTACTCCTGGGCCGAGGCCGGCGACGTCGTCGCCACCGGCTCCACGCCCACCGTCCCGTTCTCGCTGGGCAGCCATACCATCACGCTGACCGTGGCGGATCCGACAGGGGCAACCGGCACCGACACCGTCGTCATCACCGTCCGGGATACCACGCCTCCCGTGCTCGCGAACGTCCCCACCAATCAGACGGCGACGGCGACGAGCCCGAGCGGCGCGCTGGTCGAGTACCCGTCTCCCACTGCGAGCGACGCGGTCAGCGGCACGCTCCCCGTCTCGTGCGATCCGCCGTCCGGCACCACATTCCCCCTTGGCGCTACCACGGTAACCTGCACGGCCACCGATGGGGCCGGCAATGTTGGCCGGGCGTCCTTCACCGTGACCGTGGTCACGCCCACCACCCTTGCGGTGACCGTGCTCGGGGGTGGCCCCACCGGCCACGATCCGCTGCCGGGCGTCCGCGTGCTCCGACACGATCCGGCCACCGGCGCGTTGCTCGGCGATCTCCTGACCAATGCGAGCGGCGTGGCAGACTTCGGGGACATCGGCGCCACCCGGGCCACGATCTCGATCGTGACCACGCGCGCGCAGAGCACACCTCCGAGCCACGACATCTTCACCTACGTGGATGTGCCGGCCGGCGCCCTTGTGGCCGACGCGAACGTGAACAACGGGCTCGACCGCCCGGTGCTCGCCAATGTAGACGCGACGCTGTTGAACCTGCCGCAAGGCTCGGTATTCGCCAACCTGTTTGCCGGCGGGTTCACCTCCAGCGGCGCTCTCGTGCAGAACGGCTCGGCGCAGTTCCCCGCATATCCGATCGACCAGTTCCAGAGCGACCTGAAGTTCAGCCTGCTCGGTGCGGCGATTGACGCGACGGGTGCGGTGGTGGGATGTGGCTCGTTGGTCGACCTGGATCCCCAGACCTCAGGCAGCGCCGCCGTGTCGATCGACGCCGCCGTCGCTCCCGGTCTCATCCCCTTCACCGCCTCGGAGCCGGCGATCTTCGAAGGGCTCACGATGTTACGGAGAGGCCTGGTGTGGAACCTCTTCAATTTTGGTGGTCAAGGGGGCCCGGCCACGTCGGGTACGCTGGCCGTGTGTCCGTTGCAGGACGGCGAGCGATTCGAGCTTTCGTTCCGGGCGCTCGAAACGGCGACGTCGTCGTCGCGCGGCATCAGCCTGACCTCGTCAGTCCTGCCGGAAGCACTGGACGTCACCCTGCCCGCGCTCTCGATCGATACGCTCGGGCGCAGCACGGACGGTCGCACCATTAACTGGCAAATCTCCGGTGCGGACGCCGGCCAGCTCGACGTGGCGTACACGGAGCTGAACTGGGCCGGCACGGCCGCAGAGTACCGCTGGGGCCTGGTCGCTCCCCAGACCGCAACCGAGGTCTTGCTCCCGTCGCTGCCCGCGGACCTGGCCGACCGAGTGCCGCCAGCGACCGGCACCGGACTGTTTTTGTATCTGGGTGGATTCGATACGATCACCGGGTTTGACGATCTCGTGAGCCAGGTCTCGGCCGACCGCGGTGACTTCGACGCGACCTTCCTGCGAGCCGCCCAGGAGATCAATGTCGAACGCTCAAGCCGCTTGCTCGCCGTGACGGTCGAGGGGACGGGTTCGGGCCGGGTGGTCTCCGAGCCTGCGGCAATCGACTGCGGAACGGTCTGCACCGCCAACCTCCCAGGGGACACGCTGATCACCCTGACCGCCACCCCCGACCCCGGTTCCAGCTTTATCACCTGGGAAGGCAACGTGGGCTGTGGCAGCCAGAACCCCTGCACCTTCCGCCTGCTGGATGACGTGACGAGCGTCACCGCAACATTCGAGACGATCCCCAATCGGATCCCAGTCGCCGATGCCGGACCTGATCAGGTCGTGGAAGCCACGTCGCCCGCAGGCGCCTCGGTCACGCTGGACGGCTCGGGGTCCACCGATCCAGACGGTGATCCGCTGACGTATACCTGGAGGGATGCCGCAGGCGGTACCATCGAGACCGGGGTCTCTCCCACGCTCATCCTGCCGCTCGGCAGCCATACCATCACGCTGACCGTCACCGATCCCACAGGCGCGACCGGCAATGACGAGGTCATCATCACCGTCCAAGACACCACGCCGCCGGACACGATCATCGACAGCGGCCCAGCGGATACCCTGCTTATCACTGCCACGTTCACCTTCCACTCCACTGAAACCGGAAGCACGTTCGTGTGCGAACTGGACGACGGCCTCCTTGTCGCCTGCGCCAGCCCGGTGACGTACACCGATTTGGCCGAAGGCCCGCATACCTTCATGGTCCGGGCGACCGACCCCTCGGAAAATCCGGACCCCACACCGGCCACGCACAACTGGACGGTGATTCCGTCCACGATCTTTGTCGACGGAACCACCGGGATCGACAGCTCCACCTGCGGCACGCAAGCCGAGCCCTGCAGGACCGTGACCCAAGGTCTCGTCCGCGCCGTCGCGGGGCAGACCGTTTCCGTGGCGGCTGGATCTTACAGTTTCGGCAATATCGGAGAAGAGCCCCTTCCACTTGCCGTGAAATCTGGGGTGGCCCTCGTTGGGGCCGGCGCCGACTCAACCTTCCTGGATTTCAACAGTACGCAGGGCAACAACCCCGATATCGGAATCACGATGGCGGATCAGGCCACACTCTCTGGCTTTACCTTTCGTGTAAATGATTACTTCGATTACCTCATCGACCTCGTAAATGTGAGCATCTTCGGCACCACAACGATTCGGGACAACCTTTTTGTGGACCTCAACTGTGCCCGTTGCCTGACCGTCGCGATACGCGTCCGCGGGGGGGGAGAGGTCCCGCCGTCTCCCGTGATTAGCGGCAATATTTTCGGCCGTGTTGACGAGTTTGGCAATTCCGAGGGTTTTCTCACCGCCCTGCTCGTCGAAGTCTTCGCTAATCCACGAGTGGTGGCCAATACCTTCATAGGAAACGACACGGGGATCCGTACCGACCTTGGCGCGATGCCGATCATTGAAGGCAACACGCTCATCGGAAACTATGTCGGGATCTCTCTCGACAAAGAACCCAATCTTGTGGGAGGCGGCGTCGGCGCAAGCAACGGTGGTAATACTCTTGGCTGCAACCGGGACGCCGACATGGTCAACAATACGCCCAATGCCATCTCGGCTCGGAATAACGCCTGGGATCATGTCCCACCAACCACCGGGAGTGTCTTGGGAAACGGGGTCGACATCGCCAATACCTCGCAAGGAAGCGTCGATGCCACCGGGGCCACCCAACAGACCACGTGTTTTAATCTCGTCGTGGTCACGGCAGGAAGCGGCAGCGGGTCCGTCGGCGTAGAACCCGGAGGGATCGGCTCTGGCTCAAACGGCTCCACGTTCTTCATCGCCGGGACCGCCGTTACGTTGACGGCCTTCCCCAACACCGGGTCGGTGTTCGCCGGGTTCAGCGGAGGGTGCGCCAGTACCGCCACGACCTGCACCTTCACGATTACGCAAGACACGGTGGTCACCGCCACCTTCAACAATTCCACGCCGACGA
The genomic region above belongs to Nitrospirota bacterium and contains:
- a CDS encoding tetratricopeptide repeat protein, whose protein sequence is MCTPRPFAQTPPSVPFATYDLSLTKGLALLNQKNYQDAIVELRRALAVKPHDVPATYHLGVALRKDGQFREAEAALEEVVRLDPAFQRVHFELGAVKYELGDYKAALREMDLAEQADPDSALTYYYQGLALHRLGEYERSSPRFLRAIGLAPELGLTAHYYAGLGYYRLNILDEARDAFEEVIRIDPHSPIAESARDLLAQIERRTPAKRWWNLLASAAYQYDTNVILLPGGSALPAGISRESDSRAVFYGRGEIRSPERRHLRAGAAYTVYQSLHAELTEFNVQSHQGEVYASYRRKPITVRVPYQVSYSLVDGEEFLLTHSARPTLSLTESRFTATQVEYGFSVKDFRESTRFVGNDDRDAVNHAAGIAQTLILGKGNLIRAGYRYDTELTGDSPTEDDWEYTGHRIYGNVRLPVYFAIDLEVGADYYRQQYEHPNSLSALGINRDDRLQAYNASLSRTFLDWLTVTIEYLYTNNDSNLPEFTYDRGVSSVILAGRW
- a CDS encoding FecR family protein, with protein sequence MRNSRVWALGLGAFVFTWVAVAEAQPISNIGSVTAVQRQANVMRAGRVEVEVVKLGGPVLFKDFYETKTESKLKLLFQDDSVLSLGQNTRLRITENIYDPGKNRRSTVLNLIHGTTRALVGKVFTGAGSKFEIHTPTAAAAARGTYFIVWTTIENGQTITGVVNIGETGRVVVTNLSPKIQGEVELGRHQYTMVDADSPPTPAATMDAGLMQSLVASTQVDDQVADNIPTGMELPGADISMDIDPPQQVEPGQAQKPEPDSGDTALAEVELQGDATDFPSTPPIFEQPGDRMGGGAPATSSLSTTVIFPDAP
- a CDS encoding DUF1565 domain-containing protein; the encoded protein is MFGHNGKRWWAPIPMVVLLLGCGSVGGDQPSTAQVGVTMTIPSLETGAQAAPTANRMAPAPPSVATVRLVVTDAAGTELASATRTVTPGETVTIVLEGVPSGPARRVTATASDAQGAVLFQGQGGPVDLDPGVLTELTIQMTAVRVPTITITPPGAEVPTEATQAFTATVTGLSDVSVRWSVNGVEGGSDTFGRITQDNPATYTAPVEVPVEQPITITATAVADQTVSATVSLVVFSSSIILVAVDGVDGPACGTPSSPCRTITQGMSLALAGQTVVVAPGTYSFGGTGGEPAPLLMKAEAALVGGGSSITTLDFSAASAPGGGIVTADGAALAGFTIVGADSVPYLVEILNGTPLIASNVFADLAGGGRNCCGIGIRVAGTGTPVIANNTFGQGSDVLSTAILIEESAVPVVEANIIQGNTIGIHARGSATPTIQDNTIVGNFTGVQIDDSALADLGGGAGGSAGGNTLSCNTDADLVYNRNTGTVSARNNVWDHVPPTEAFIGAPSPPGIDILLGDASADTTGAALVTSPCNTTSTVTIALTGPSGTRIGGVDLSMDYDESLVAFSTAVASGAASGVEPVVNDDPSLTNRLVVVGLVAPNGFTIDGSPTEILTLTFQNVANGLPSEATYQPVTLIEVSDLSGAPITGVSASLTITNR